The following are encoded together in the Brassica napus cultivar Da-Ae chromosome A9, Da-Ae, whole genome shotgun sequence genome:
- the LOC106413623 gene encoding disease resistance protein RPS5, translating to MELQRLCLSGVCSKNLISSFHYGRRVSMMLREVEDLLKPNGDFKAVAAEVVVTGCVVEERPLQPVIFGQETMLERAWKHLMDDETAIMGLYGMGGVGKTTLLTQINNKFREAVDGFQIVIWVVVSSDLRVEKIQDDIAKKLGLRGEEWDMKEEIDKVTDIHAKLKNKKFVLLLDDIWTKIDLTEIGVPFPTKENGCKVVFTTRSKEVCGRMGVDDPMEVQCLTDNEAWDLFKRKVGPLTLKSYPSIPEQARKVTRKCCGLPLALNVIGETMSCKRTIQEWDLAVQVLNSYAADFSGMEDRILPILKYSYDNLKSEHIKSCFQYCSLFPEDYLIEKEKLIDYWICEGFISEKEDRERRVNQGYDIIGTLVRSCLLLEEEDNKSKVKLHDVVREMSLWISSDFGENREKCIVRAGVGLCEVPKVEKWSAVEKMSLMINKIEEVSGSPNFSKLTTLFLQENMPLASISGEFFKCMPKLVVLDLSENLGLNRLPEEISELNSLKYLDLSRTMILRLPVGLWKLKKLVHLYLEGMRDLLSMDGISKLSSLRTLKLLGCKQLRFDKSCKELVLLKHLEVLTIEIKSKLVLEKLFFSHMGRRCVEKVVIKGTWQESFGFLNFPTILRSLKGSCFLSLSSVAIKDCGVKDLKWLLFAPNLIHLTLVNLLQLEEVVSIEEADEMQVQGVVLFGKLETLLMSDLPEVKSIYGTPLPFPCLREMDIEQCPKLGKLPLSSKSVAEVERFVIIYRSADWIERVNWEDEATRLRFLPSRRMEDNPERHLDFL from the exons ATGGAACTCCAAAGGTTGTGTCTTTCTGGTGTTTgttcaaaaaacttaatatcTAGCTTCCATTATGGGAGAAGGGTTTCTATGATGCTGAGAGAGGTTGAGGATCTTCTCAAACCTAATGGAGATTTTAAAGCTGTTGCGGCTGAAGTTGTTGTGACTGGATGTGTGGTGGAGGAAAGGCCTCTACAGCCAGTAATTTTTGGTCAAGAAACGATGCTGGAAAGGGCGTGGAAGCACCTTATGGATGATGAGACTGCAATTATGGGCCTCTACGGTATGGGTGGAGTAGGAAAAACAACTCTTCTCACACAGATAAACAATAAGTTTCGTGAGGCAGTTGATGGTTTCCAGATTGTCATTTGGGTTGTGGTGTCTAGTGATCTACGCGTTGAGAAGATTcaagatgatatcgctaagAAGTTAGGCCTTCGCGGAGAGGAGTGGGACATGAAAGAGGAAATAGATAAGGTCACTGATATACATGCTAAGTTgaagaataaaaaatttgtCTTGTTATTGGATGACATTTGGACGAAAATAGATTTAACAGAAATTGGAGTCCCATTTCCGACAAAGGAAAATGGATGCAAAGTAGTATTCACCACTCGTTCCAAGGAAGTATGTGGCCGCATGGGGGTTGATGATCCAATGGAAGTCCAATGTCTAACAGACAATGAAGCGTGGGATTTGTTCAAGAGAAAAGTCGGACCACTCACGTTAAAAAGCTACCCAAGCATTCCTGAACAAGCAAGGAAAGTTACCAGAAAATGTTGTGGGCTACCGTTAGCTCTCAACGTCATTGGCGAGACCATGTCATGCAAGAGAACTATACAAGAATGGGATCTTGCTGTTCAGGTTTTGAATTCGTATGCTGCAGACTTTTCTGGCATGGAAGACCGAATCCTTCCTATTCTAAAGTATAGCTATGACAACTTGAAGAGTGAACACATCAAGTCATGCTTCCAGTATTGCTCTCTTTTTCCTGAAGATTATTTGATAGAAAAAGAGAAGTTGATAGACTACTGGATTTGCGAGGGATTCATAAGTGAAAAAGAAGATAGAGAAAGAAGAGTAAACCAAGGTTATGATATAATTGGTACCCTTGTCCGTTCATGTTTGCTGCTGGAGGAAGAAGACAACAAATCAAAGGTGAAATTGCATGATGTGGTGCGTGAGATGTCTCTATGGATATCATCTGATTTTGGAGAAAACAGAGAAAAGTGTATCGTGCGAGCCGGTGTTGGGTTATGTGAGGTACCGAAAGTCGAAAAGTGGAGTGCTGTCGAAAAGATGTCACTGATGATTAATAAGATTGAAGAGGTATCTGGTAGTCCCAATTTCTCCAAACTAACAACTCTATTCCTCCAAGAAAACATGCCATTGGCAAGTATCTCAGGTGAATTCTTTAAGTGTATGCCAAAACTAGTTGTTTTGGATCTATCTGAGAACTTGGGTCTTAATAGATTGCCGGAGGAAATATCAGAGTTAAACTCCTTAAAATATCTTGATTTGTCAAGAACAATGATCTTGCGACTACCTGTTGGTCTCTGGAAGTTGAAAAAGCTAGTACATTTGTACCTAGAGGGTATGAGGGATCTTCTGAGTATGGATGGAATATCTAAGTTGTCAAGTTTAAGAACATTAAAGTTACTAGGTTGCAAACAACTTAGGTTTGACAAAAGCTGCAAGGAGTTGGTTCTCTTGAAACATTTAGAAGTTCTAACCATTGAAATCAAGTCAAAATTGGTTTTGGAGAAACTGTTTTTCTCACACATGGGGAGGAGATGCGTTGAAAAGGTTGTTATCAAAGGAACATGGCAAGAATCTTTCGGATTCTTGAACTTTCCGACTATTCTTCGTAGCCTCAAAGGTTCTTGCTTCTTAAGTCTCTCTTCTGTGGCTATAAAAGATTGTGGTGTAAAGGATTTGAAGTGGTTGTTGTTCGCTCCAAACCTTATACATCTAACTCTGGTGAATTTATTGCAACTAGAAGAAGTAGTGAGCATAGAGGAAGCTGATGAGATGCAGGTACAAGGTGTTGTTCTTTTCGGAAAACTAGAAACTCTACTGATGAGTGACTTGCCTGAGGTGAAGAGCATCTACGGGACTCCCCTGCCATTTCCATGTCTGAGGGAAATGGACATAGAACAATGTCCGAAACTTGGGAAGCTTCCGCTCAGTTCCAAAAGCGTCGCTGAAGTTGAAAGGTTTGTTATAATATACAGATCGGCAGATTGGATAGAAAGGGTTAATTGGGAGGACGAAGCCACGAGACTCCGTTTCCTGCCTTCACGCAGAATG GAAGACAACCCAGAGAGGCATCTTGATTTTCTATAA
- the LOC106401115 gene encoding flavin-containing monooxygenase FMO GS-OX-like 2 gives MAPGSNHPTGSHHVAVIGAGAAGLVAARELRREGHSVVVLERGSQIGGVWAYTSQVEPDPLSLDPARPVVHSSLYKSLRTNIPRECMGFTDFPFSTRPHDGSRDPRRHPGHSEVLAYLRDFAKEFDIEEMIRFETEVVRAEPVADEENSGRWRVESRSSDAVADEIYDAVVVCNGHYTEPRHALVSGIDSWPGKQIHSHNYRVPDPFKDQVVIVIGSSASGVDICRDIAKVAKEVHVSSRSTSLETYEKLPGYDNLWLHPTIETAREDGSVVFKNGKTVYADTIMHCTGYKYYFPFLDTKGEVTVDDNRVGPLYKHVFPPALAPGLSFIGLPWQITPFPMFELQSKWVAAVLSGRVSLPSQDEMMEDTKAFYDKLEASGIPKRYTHLMPDDSQFEYDNWLADQCDYPRIEKWREEMFYIGFKRIYAQSATYRDNWDDDHLIVEAYDDFVKFMSGYAELLPMLKT, from the exons ATGGCACCCGGTAGCAATCATCCAACCGGCTCTCACCACGTGGCAGTGATCGGAGCAGGAGCTGCCGGCCTGGTGGCTGCTCGTGAGCTACGTCGTGAAGGCCACTCAGTAGTCGTGTTAGAGCGCGGGAGCCAAATCGGAGGCGTGTGGGCTTACACCTCTCAAGTGGAACCTGACCCGCTAAGCCTAGATCCGGCGCGACCCGTAGTCCACTCCAGCCTCTACAAATCCTTACGCACCAACATCCCCCGAGAGTGCATGGGTTTCACCGACTTCCCTTTTTCGACCCGACCGCACGACGGGTCGAGGGATCCGAGAAGACATCCGGGTCATAGTGAGGTTCTTGCTTACCTTCGAGACTTTGCTAAAGAATTCGATATAGAGGAGATGATACGGTTCGAGACGGAGGTTGTTAGGGCGGAGCCGGTGGCGGATGAGGAGAATAGCGGGAGGTGGAGGGTTGAGTCACGAAGCTCCGACGCTGTTGCCGATGAGATATACGACGCCGTCGTGGTTTGTAACGGACACTATACTGAGCCACGTCATGCTCTTGTCTCTG GCATAGATTCATGGCCAGGGAAGCAAATTCATAGCCACAATTACCGTGTTCCTGATCCATTCAAAGATCAG GTAGTAATAGTGATCGGAAGCTCGGCGAGTGGCGTTGATATATGCAGAGATATAGCCAAAGTCGCCAAAGAAGTCCATGTCTCGTCTAGATCAACTTCACTAGAGACCTACGAGAAGCTTCCCGGTTACGACAACCTATGGCTTCACCCAACG ATTGAAACTGCCCGCGAAGACGGTTCAGTGGTTTTCAAAAATGGAAAGACGGTTTACGCCGATACCATTATGCACTGTACAGG GTACAAGTATTACTTCCCGTTTCTTGACACGAAAGGTGAAGTGACGGTGGACGATAATCGTGTTGGACCGTTGTATAAGCATGTATTTCCTCCGGCTCTTGCCCCCGGCCTTTCGTTCATCGGCCTACCATGGCAG ATAACTCCTTTTCCGATGTTTGAGCTTCAAAGCAAATGGGTTGCCGCGGTTTTATCTGGACGCGTATCACTTCCATCGCAAGACGAGATGATGGAAGACACTAAGGCTTTCTACGATAAGCTCGAAGCCTCGGGCATTCCCAAAAGATATACTCATTTGATGCCAGATGACTCCCAG TTTGAGTATGATAATTGGCTTGCGGATCAATGTGACTATCCACGGATTGAGAAAtggagagaagaaatgttttacATCGGTTTCAAGAGAATTTATGCACAGTCCGCTACATACAGGGATAATTGGGACGATGACCACCTCATCGTTGAAGCATACGATGATTTTGTTAAGTTTATGTCAGGTTATGCAGAACTTTTGCCGATGTTGAAAACCTAA
- the LOC106400613 gene encoding putative F-box protein At1g12190 produces the protein MGWSQSMDDILLYGDEISFYIVTSDNHVEITLTAIVNFSIENQIVKMKLPCELVEEILYRVPPLSLLRCKTVCKQWNTLLNHLSLVRPQLLIWTGPKIYSVGVSLKDDPKIDIRELPVDNPYLKNNNNPIPYNFLPSDGLLFCVPRWGNINRVVVWNPWLRQTRLIVPQENCFTFGGIGYDSGRPEKGYKVFGYRFLDRKLNNGKVQVYRRLAIYKFETNEWKYIDSMNEDESSQIGIGISFDKNVSLNGNLYWIAYNVKTGEYLIRCFDFSKETIKLFCVLPWKDDSSDVPILSAYRRDRFSVLKQFNETNKIEIWVTENKISGDGANVVWMKFMTVSIPFDKDFCPSYFIDNNTYGKSLVMCCKDEDKNACIYVVKGNASTKIPIGFDVYEVCQRFHVPSLIPVP, from the exons ATGGGGTGGAGTCAGTCAATGGATGATATCCTTCTATATGGTGACGAGATATCCTTCTATATAGTGACGAGTGACAATCATGTCGAGATAACCTTAACGGCTATT GTTAATTTCTCAATCGAAAACCAAATTGTGAAGATGAAGCTTCCATGTGAATTGGTGGAAGAGATACTCTACCGTGTTCCTCCTCTATCTCTTCTCCGATGCAAAACCGTTTGCAAACAGTGGAACACACTTTTAAACCACTTGTCTCTCGTCCGTCCTCAACTCCTTATATGGACTGGTCCCAAGATTTATTCGGTAGGCGTCAGTCTCAAAGATGATCCAAAGATAGACATACGCGAGTTACCCGTAGATAATCCTTATTTGAAGAATAATAACAATCCTATACCTTACAACTTCCTTCCTAGCGATGGCTTATTGTTTTGTGTCCCTCGTTGGGGGAATATCAATAGAGTCGTTGTTTGGAACCCGTGGTTAAGACAGACTAGATTGATCGTGCCCCAAGAAAACTGTTTTACGTTTGGTGGTATAGGGTATGATAGTGGTAGACCCGAAAAGGGTTACAAGGTCTTTGGATATCGTTTTCTTGATCGAAAACTAAATAACGGTAAAGTTCAAGTATACCGaagacttgccatctacaagtTCGAAACCAATGAGTGGAAGTATATTGATTCAATGAATGAAGATGAGAGCTCCCAAATTGGCATTGGAATCTCGTTTGATAAGAATGTGTCTTTGAATGGAAATTTGTATTGGATTGCTTATAATGTCAAGACTGGTGAGTATCTCATTCGATGTTTTGATTTTTCGAAGGAGACAATTAAACTCTTCTGCGTTCTACCGTGGAAAGATGATTCTTCTGATGTACCAATCCTCTCAGCTTATAGGAGAGATCGGTTTTCAGTGTTGAAACAATTCAATGAAACAAACAAGATCGAGATATGGGTAACAGAAAACAAGATTAGTGGAGATGGAGCTAATGTGGTGTGGATGAAGTTCATGACAGTTTCAATACCTTTTGATAAGGATTTTTGTCCAAGTTACTTTATTGATAATAATACATACGGAAAGAGCCTCGTTATGTGTTGTAAGGATGAAGATAAAAATGCTTGCATATATGTTGTGAAGGGCAATGCGTCCACGAAGATTCCAATAGGTTTTGATGTCTATGAGGTTTGTCAACGTTTCCATGTCCCCAGTTTGATTCCAGTTCCTTGA